The region AGCATTGGTCAGTTCCAGCAGGTTGACCTCTGCAGAACCCAGTGCCAGCGAGTAAGCAGGAATGAGTTTAGATTTGATCCCTAAATCCTTTGCCATTTTAATAGTGGGATCAAACCCAACATCTACAAGCACTTTGACGGCGATGACATTGTTTGAGCGAGCCAGCGCATCCCGCATTGACATCCAACCGTAATGTTTGCGGCTGTAGTTTTCGGGTTTGTAACCATCGATCATGTAAGTCGCATCCATATAGCCGTCGTAGGGCGAGAAGCCAGCGGCGATCGCGGTCGCGTATACTAGCGTCTTGAAGGAAGATCCTGGTTGTCGTTGTGCTTGAGTGGCCCGGTTAAACTGGCTCTGCTTAAAGTCAGTGCCACCTACCATCGCTCGAATTTCCCCGGTTTTCGGATCAATAGCAACTAGTGCTCCCTGGGTAAATCCTTCGTAGGGACCATAGTTTTTAACCGCATTCAACACAATCTGGTCGGCGGCTTTTTGCCATTTGGGGTTCAGTGTAGTCTCAACCGTGAGTCCGCCTTCTTCCAACTTTTCCTTGGATACATACTTAGGAAGCTGCTGCTGGATGTAAATGGTGAAGTAGGGGGACTGGCTATAAAGATTTTTGGGAATGGCAGGCTTTAGGGCTAGCGGTTCTGCTTTTGCCTGTTCTGCTTCAGATTCAGTGATATACCCTGCTTCAACCATGCGTTCTAAGACGATATTACGTCTGGTTTTCGCTGCCTCAATATCTACCAAAGGGGAATAAACACTGGGGGCAGGTGGTAAGCCTGCGATCGTTGCCGATTCTGAAAGTGTGAGTTTATCAACAGGTTTGCTGAAATAAACCCAGGCGGCATCTGCCACGCCATAAGCACCAGACCCTAAATAAACCAAATTGAGATACCGCTCCAGCACTTGCTCTTTACTCAGTTCACGATCAATCTTCTGCGCCATCATCGCTTCCTGAAGCTTACGTTCCAGGGTTTGCTCCCGATTCAGGTAAACAATGCGAGCAAGCTGCTGAGTAATGGTACTGCCTCCTTCTACCACGTCGCGTTCCACCAAGTTGCGAATAGACGCACGGATGATGGATTGAAGATCAATGCCGTTGTGTTGATAAAAGCGGCGATCTTCAGATGCAACAAAGGCTTCTTGAAGTTGGAGTGGAATTTTATCGATGGGTAACTTTTGGCGAGTTGCAGGACCTTGTTGCTGGAGAATGGAGCCGTCTGCTGCTTTGATAGTAAGTGTCCCTTTTCGGACAAATTTGGGAATGTCTGCAGTACTGGGTAGGCTTTTATCAAGCTTGTGGTACTCCCAGGTTAATCCGCCGATCGCGGCTACCCCAAATACTGCCAGCCAAAGTCGTTTGTAACCATAAAGTAGTCTTCCTTTGTAAGAGACTCGAGAGATTGCGGAAAGTCGCTCCACCAGTTCAGACAATTTCAACTGTTTAGATAAAGC is a window of Leptolyngbyaceae cyanobacterium JSC-12 DNA encoding:
- a CDS encoding penicillin-binding protein, 1A family (IMG reference gene:2510094891~PFAM: Penicillin binding protein transpeptidase domain; Transglycosylase~TIGRFAM: penicillin-binding protein, 1A family) translates to MDNFLSKLKSIAEKDSDTQLPQSNGYRDGEEHDQELEVSVNRERSKRLPQSTPPSRLQALSKQLKLSELVERLSAISRVSYKGRLLYGYKRLWLAVFGVAAIGGLTWEYHKLDKSLPSTADIPKFVRKGTLTIKAADGSILQQQGPATRQKLPIDKIPLQLQEAFVASEDRRFYQHNGIDLQSIIRASIRNLVERDVVEGGSTITQQLARIVYLNREQTLERKLQEAMMAQKIDRELSKEQVLERYLNLVYLGSGAYGVADAAWVYFSKPVDKLTLSESATIAGLPPAPSVYSPLVDIEAAKTRRNIVLERMVEAGYITESEAEQAKAEPLALKPAIPKNLYSQSPYFTIYIQQQLPKYVSKEKLEEGGLTVETTLNPKWQKAADQIVLNAVKNYGPYEGFTQGALVAIDPKTGEIRAMVGGTDFKQSQFNRATQAQRQPGSSFKTLVYATAIAAGFSPYDGYMDATYMIDGYKPENYSRKHYGWMSMRDALARSNNVIAVKVLVDVGFDPTIKMAKDLGIKSKLIPAYSLALGSAEVNLLELTNAYGTLANQGRYIEAHGIRKIIDRQGKVIYDAEFKPKQAIDAGSAAIITWMLRGVISGGTGQVAALDRPAAGKTGTSENSRDLWFVGYIPQLVTGVWLGNDDNAPTWSASTTAASVWRDFMMSAIKGMKSEKFPELPPLDGRKGTIKAKPVQSARIRGNFSDPESSSGSYDSGGSQGYSGNDSYSGGGYSSRSQSAEPNYQAPRPEAVPPVQAPVNEAPPVPEPALPPETVPAEPPPPLTAPAAPPN